From one Cognatishimia sp. WU-CL00825 genomic stretch:
- a CDS encoding Lrp/AsnC family transcriptional regulator yields MSLDQTDRRILGVLQRRGRMSNADLSETVNLSPSACHRRVQRLETDGYIRDYVALLDARKMSVPTTVFVEITLSGQADEVLEAFEKSVARIPDVLECHLMAGTADYLLKVVAENTDDFARIHRQYLARLPGVAQMQSSFALRTVFKTTALPL; encoded by the coding sequence ATGTCACTTGATCAAACAGATCGCCGAATTTTGGGAGTACTGCAAAGACGTGGGCGCATGTCCAATGCGGATCTATCTGAAACAGTAAACCTGTCGCCCTCTGCCTGCCACCGGCGGGTGCAACGGTTGGAAACCGATGGCTATATTCGTGATTATGTGGCGTTGCTGGACGCGCGTAAAATGTCGGTGCCGACCACGGTTTTTGTGGAAATTACCCTGTCGGGGCAGGCCGACGAGGTGCTGGAGGCCTTTGAAAAGTCCGTGGCGCGCATTCCAGATGTCTTGGAGTGTCATTTGATGGCGGGTACGGCGGATTATTTGCTGAAGGTTGTCGCGGAAAACACCGATGATTTTGCGCGCATTCATCGGCAATATCTGGCGCGGCTGCCCGGCGTCGCGCAAATGCAAAGTTCTTTTGCTTTGCGCACCGTGTTCAAAACCACCGCGCTGCCACTTTAG